Proteins encoded by one window of Conger conger chromosome 1, fConCon1.1, whole genome shotgun sequence:
- the LOC133121920 gene encoding uncharacterized protein LOC133121920 — SAAFDTVNHEILLSSLSGMGVTGSALAWFSSYLSGRSYQVTSRISACLADISAWMTSHHLKLNLAKTELLYIPAKSSPSIDLSLTVEDFVVSSSRTAKNLGVTLDNCLTLAPQVSSTARTCRFFLYNIRRIRHLLTEKATQLLVQALVISRLDYCNSLLAGLPACAIKPLQLVQNAAARLITNQPRSAHVTPLLIGLHWLPIAARIRFKALVLAFQAAKGTAPPYIQSLITPYSPARPLRSASSGRLTVPSLRAPGGRAARSRLFSVLVPQWWNDLPTTVRTAESLPLFRRRLKTHL; from the exons tcggccgccttcgatacagtcaaccatgagattctgctctcatcgctgtctgggatgggtgtcacaggttctgcactcgcttggttttcctcctacctctctggtcgctcctaccaggtgactt cacggatctctgcctgcttggctgatatctctgcgtggatgacttcccatcacctgaagctcaaccttgccaaaactgagcttctctacatccctgctaagtcctctccgtcaatcgacctctcattgactgttgaggactttgtagtttcctcctcccgtacggcaaagaatcttggggtgactcttgataactgcctcaccctggctccacaagtatcctccactgccagaacctgcaggttctttctgtataatatacgccgtatccgtcatctcctgactgagaaagccacccagctcctagtccaggcgctcgtcatttcccgcctggattactgcaactccctcctagccggtctcccagcgtgtgccatcaagcccctccagctggtccagaatgctgcagcccgcctgatcaccaatcagcccaggtcggctcatgtcaccccgcttctcattggcctccactggcttcccattgccgcacgcatccgtttcaaggccctagtgttggcatttcaggctgctaaggggactgccccaccttacatacaatccctgatcactccctactccccagctagaccactccggtctgccagctctggtcgccttacggttccctctctacgtgcacctggcggtcgagctgcacgttcacgcctgttttccgttctggttcctcagtggtggaatgacctgcctaccactgtcagaacagcagaatccctccccctatttcgacgcagactcaaaacccacctt